The Mytilus galloprovincialis chromosome 4, xbMytGall1.hap1.1, whole genome shotgun sequence genome contains a region encoding:
- the LOC143072191 gene encoding uncharacterized protein LOC143072191: MELHSTILVILLIAEYVVGDEKIVIPSFNKLKSFYPGHKHYGGHFSHRKIKEMIGITEPRLLHDTSALRLSYSLNKVGGDHSLGTKMIQLSTAGKDSVSGRSGLQYIYNPIAFGPYFADKYGYPNVSILHQTDPIATKKRFYGKQGILEIITYTKNGNRPRGHIVLWDCDHIHEEKDWISKHHLITVEFWQSPDSSCTEGKRKQKVLDTDMKPVPFGVPRVDTVRYLNAKMQQQKLQTIHKNGKIYKTITYGNDILQKNLKF, from the exons ATGGAGTTGCACAGTACAATATTGGTTATTCTCTTGATAGCTGAATATGTCGTTGGGGATGAAAAG ATTGTTATTCCATCTTTCAATAAGTTGAAATCGTTTTACCCCGGACATAAACATTATGGTGGACATTTTTCTcacagaaaaataaaagaaatgattgGCATTACTGAACCACGTTTATTACATGACACAAGTGCGTTAAGACTGTCTTATTCTTTGAATAAAGTTGGTGGCGATCATTCGCTAGGGACGAAAATGATTCAATTATCCACAGCTGGGAAGGACAGCGTTAGTGGCCGAAGTGGACTTCAATATATTTACAATCCAATTGCGTTCGGACCTTATTTTGCGGATAAATATGGCTATCCAAATGTGTCAATTTTACACCAAACAGACCCTATTGCAACGAAGAAGCGATTTTATGGCAAACAGGGAATATTAGAAATAATAACATACACTAAAAATGGAAATAGACCAAGAGGTCATATTGTGCTTTGGGACTGTGATCATATTCACGAAGAAAAAGACTGGATTTCTAAGCATCATTTAATAACAGTGGAATTCTGGCAATCGCCTG ATTCAAGTTGCACAGAAGGGAAACGAAAGCAAAAAGTTCTCGATACGGACATGAAGCCGGTTCCGTTTGGTGTTCCAAGAGTAGACACTGTTAGATATTTAAATGCAAAAATGCAACAACAGAAGTTACAGACAATACATAAGAATggaaaaatatacaagacaattaCTTATGGAAacgatattttacaaaaaaatttaaagttttaa